A stretch of Castanea sativa cultivar Marrone di Chiusa Pesio chromosome 2, ASM4071231v1 DNA encodes these proteins:
- the LOC142625628 gene encoding protein CDC73 homolog, with product MDPLSAVRDYTIRNELDRIVRYNDEFRFGSDYSFPCSIETGYRSKQGNLYTLETLLFFINNHHLKHIEYIQKARTQGITAVTLPDRKPLLDYLTGKVSSSDSVQLNDVVNLNPQKFPDLPLNSSVIASEPFPSNFSEQNSAQLPEQEAVEFTAAMVTSMERPLKDRESLLECKQRDFYSVLVASTKREEERQRVDSQQRKDGLVAKNRLMGSEETRYGVDESMNYDNSMTPKPKMMHLMMKGSKIGEGVPIILVPSAFQTLITIYNVKEFLEDGVFIPTDVKVKQMKGAKPDCVTVQKKFSRDRVVTAYEVRDKPSGLKPEDWDRVVAVFVLGKEWQFKDWPFKDHVEIFNKILGFFMRFEDDSLESAKTVKQWNVKIISISKNKRHQDRTAALDVWEKLEDFVRSRSHS from the exons ATGGATCCACTCTCGGCGGTCCGCGACTACACGATTCGAAACGAGCTGGACCGGATCGTCCGGTACAACGACGAGTTCCGGTTCGGGTCGGACTACTCGTTCCCATGCTCCATCGAAACCGGGTACCGATCGAAGCAAGGCAATCTCTACACCTTGGAAACCCTACTTTTCTTCATCAACAACCACCACCTCAAGCACATCGAGTACATACAGAAGGCTCGCACGCAGGGAATCACCGCCGTCACTTTACCGGACCGGAAACCCTTGCTCGATTACCTCACCGGAAAAGTCTCCTCCTCCGATTCGGTACAATTAAACGACGTCGTTAACCTAAACCCCCAGAAATTCCCCGATTTGCCCCTGAATTCTTCGGTTATTGCGTCGGAGCCATTCCCCTCAAATTTCTCCGAGCAAAACAGCGCCCAATTGCCCGAACAGGAGGCCGTCGAATTCACGGCGGCGATGGTGACCTCGATGGAGCGGCCGTTGAAGGATCGAGAGTCGTTGTTGGAGTGCAAGCAGAGGGATTTCTACAGCGTTTTGGTGGCGTCGACGAAGCGAGAGGAGGAGCGGCAGCGAGTCGATTCGCAGCAGAGGAAAGACGGGCTCGTCGCGAAGAATCGGCTGATGGGATCGGAGGAAACTCGGTACGGCGTCGACGAGTCGATGAATTACGACAACTCGATGACGCCGAAGCCGAAGATGATGCATTTGATGATGAAAGGGAGCAAGATTGGCGAAGGGGTGCCGATAATTCTGGTGCCCAGTGCGTTCCAGACTCTGATTACGATTTACAATGTGAAGGAGTTTTTGGAAGATGGGGTTTTTATACCTACGGATGTGAAGGTGAAGCAGATGAAAGGGGCGAAGCCGGACTGCGTCACGGTGCAGAAGAAGTTCAGTAGGGATAGGGTGGTGACGGCTTATGAGGTTAGGGATAAGCCTTCCGGGCTTAAACCTGAGGATTGGGATCGGGTTGTGGCGGTTTTCGTGTTGGGGAAAGAGTGGCAGTTTAAGGATTGGCCGTTTAAGGACCATGTTGAGATATTCAATAAGA ttttaggattttttatgCGGTTTGAGGATGACAGTTTGGAGTCGGCGAAGACAGTGAAGCAGTGGAATGTAAAGATTATCTCA ATTAGCAAGAATAAGCGACACCAAGATAGAACTGCAGCGTTGGATGTGTGGGAAAAACTAGAAGATTTTGTTCGGTCACGATCACATTCTTGA
- the LOC142625629 gene encoding germin-like protein subfamily 1 member 7: protein MKKVVSYLVTVALLALASSLASAYDPSPLQDFCVAINNTNSAVFVNGKFCKDPTLVTANDFFFSGLNIPGNTATNKVGSSVNLVNVDKLPGLNTLGISLARLDFAPYGLNPPHTHPRGTELLVVIEGTLLVGFVTSNPNKLFTKVLNKGDVFVFPIGLIHFQFNVGQTNAIAFAGLSSQNPGLITIANAVFGSNPPINPDILAKAFQLDKNVVEYLQKQF, encoded by the exons ATGAAGAAAGTTGTTTCTTACCTTGTAACTGTGGCCCTTTTGGCTTTGGCATCCTCCCTTGCTTCTGCCTATGACCCTAGTCCTTTGCAAGACTTTTGTGTTGCAATTAACAACACCAATTCTGCTG TTTTTGTGAATGGGAAATTTTGCAAGGACCCAACACTTGTCACAGCCaatgattttttcttctctggACTCAATATTCCTGGAAACACAGCTACAAATAAAGTCGGATCAAGTGTCAATCTTGTGAACGTCGATAAATTACCAGGTCTCAACACTCTAGGCATATCTTTGGCTCGCCTTGACTTTGCACCATATGGTTTGAATCCACCTCACACTCACCCTCGCGGAACTGAGCTTTTGGTTGTCATAGAGGGTACTCTCTTAGTTGGATTTGTCACATCCAATCCAAACAAACTCTTCACCAAAGTTCTAAACAAGGGAGATGTCTTTGTATTCCCTATTGGTCTCATTCACTTCCAATTCAACGTAGGGCAGACCAATGCCATTGCCTTTGCTGGTCTTAGCAGTCAGAATCCTGGGTTGATCACCATAGCAAACGCAGTCTTCGGATCTAATCCTCCAATCAATCCTGATATTCTTGCCAAGGCCTTCCAGTTGGACAAGAATGTTGTTGAATATCTTCAAAAACAATTCTAG
- the LOC142625642 gene encoding germin-like protein subfamily 1 member 7 translates to MKKVVSYLVTVALLALASSLASAYDPSPLQDFCVAINNTNSAVFVNGKFCKDPTLVTANDFFFSGLNIPGNTATNKVGSSVNLVNVDKLPGLNTLGISLARLDFAPYGLNPPHTHPRGTELLVVIEGTLLVGFVTSNPNKLFTKVLNKGDVFVFPIGLIHFQFNVGQTNAVAFAGLSSQNPGLITIANAVFGSNPPINPDVLAKAFQLDKNVVEYLQKQF, encoded by the exons ATGAAGAAAGTTGTTTCTTACCTTGTAACTGTGGCCCTTTTGGCTTTGGCATCCTCCCTTGCTTCTGCCTATGACCCTAGTCCTTTGCAAGACTTTTGTGTTGCAATTAACAACACCAATTCTGCTG TTTTTGTGAATGGGAAATTTTGCAAGGACCCAACACTTGTCACAGCCaatgattttttcttctccGGACTCAATATTCCTGGAAACACAGCTACAAATAAAGTCGGATCAAGTGTCAATCTTGTGAACGTCGATAAATTACCAGGTCTCAACACTCTAGGCATATCTTTGGCTCGCCTTGACTTTGCACCATATGGTTTGAATCCACCTCACACTCACCCTCGCGGAACTGAGCTTTTGGTTGTCATAGAGGGTACTCTCTTAGTTGGATTTGTCACATCCAATCCAAACAAACTCTTCACCAAAGTTCTAAACAAGGGAGACGTCTTTGTATTCCCTATTGGTCTCATTCACTTCCAATTCAACGTAGGGCAGACCAATGCTGTTGCCTTTGCTGGTCTTAGCAGTCAGAATCCTGGGTTGATCACCATAGCAAACGCAGTTTTTGGATCTAATCCTCCAATCAATCCTGATGTTCTTGCTAAGGCCTTCCAGTTGGACAAGAATGTTGTTGAATATCTTCAGAAACAATTCTAG